A region from the Oncorhynchus keta strain PuntledgeMale-10-30-2019 chromosome 5, Oket_V2, whole genome shotgun sequence genome encodes:
- the LOC118365296 gene encoding protein ELFN1-like, with amino-acid sequence MTSRGAPMACGGAMVMSAFFWSVAIVYLTHIGRVNGDCWLIEGEKGFVWLAICSQNQPPYEAIPTHINSTIVDLRLNENKIKSIHFSALSRFANLTYLNLTKNEINYIDDGAFSAQFNLQVLQLGFNKLRNLTEGILRGLGKLQYLYLQANLIETVTPNAFLECYSLENIDLSMNRIQQLDGTTFTSLTKLTTCELYTNPFNCSCELLGFVKWLSAFPNRTNERMVCDSPSGVSGYSLLSQNPNNPTFRNALHMLSTVCTDDYVTPYIPVPPETTTLPPDYTPCGLEDCPSGTEPDESMSINPTVINVDIKPSMKLKQVSKTSATITVQIPHPFKKMYSLVLYNNSFFTDIQNLKIQNEDIELKNLKPHTEYTYCVASIKNNLRFNHTCLAVSTGPWNGKERSQNHATATHYIMTILGCLFSMVIVLGVVYYCLRKKRQQDEKHKKAGSLKKSIIELKYGQELEGGTISRMSQKQMMGGESMSRMPYLPSGSEMEQYKLQEIRDDTPKMAKGSYIEVRGTGDHHERRECEMSMPGMSMPGNSQGSVAEISTIAKEVDKVNQIINNCIDALKSESTSFQGVKSGAVSTQEPQLVLISEQPQSKSSFLSPVYKDSYHHSLQRHHTSDVPPKRPSTATGGPMRSPRPYRSESKYIEKTSPTGETILTVTPAAAILRAEAEKIRQYNEHRHSYPDSHQLQIEELEGPGSHKPSILEPLTRPRPRDMAYSPLSPQYHNLSYSSSPEYYCKPHHTIWERFKLRGKRHKDEDEYMAAGHALRKKVQFAKDEDLHDILDYWKGVSAQQKS; translated from the coding sequence ATGACATCAAGAGGAGCACCAATGGCCTGCGGTGGAGCTATGGTAATGAGTGCCTTTTTCTGGTCTGTGGCCATAGTATATTTGACCCATATAGGCAGAGTCAATGGGGACTGCTGGCTCATCGAAGGCGAGAAGGGTTTTGTGTGGCTGGCCATCTGCAGCCAAAACCAGCCTCCATACGAGGCAATCCCCACGCATATCAACAGCACCATTGTGGACCTTCGGCTCAATGAAAACAAGATCAAAAGTATCCATTTCTCTGCCCTCAGCCGCTTCGCCAACCTGACCTACCTAAACCTGACCAAGAATGAGATCAACTACATAGATGACGGGGCCTTTTCTGCCCAGTTCAACTTACAGGTCCTTCAGTTAGGCTTCAACAAACTCCGTAACCTTACTGAGGGCATCCTCAGGGGTTTGGGCAAGCTGCAGTACCTCTACCTCCAGGCCAATCTGATTGAGACTGTGACACCCAATGCCTTTTTGGAGTGCTATAGCCTGGAAAACATCGACCTCTCCATGAACCGTATCCAGCAACTAGATGGGACCACGTTTACCAGCCTGACTAAACTGACTACCTGTGAGCTTTACACCAACCCTTTCAACTGTTCCTGTGAACTACTTGGCTTTGTGAAGTGGCTCTCTGCATTCCCCAACAGGACAAATGAACGGATGGTCTGTGACTCCCCATCAGGTGTCTCTGGCTACAGTCTGCTCAGCCAGAACCCTAACAACCCGACTTTTCGGAATGCCCTCCATATGCTCTCCACTGTGTGTACAGACGACTATGTGACGCCATACATACCTGTGCCTCCTGAGACcaccacactcccaccagactaCACTCCCTGTGGGCTGGAGGACTGTCCCTCCGGAACTGAGCCAGATGAGAGTATGAGTATCAACCCAACGGTGATTAATGTGGATATAAAACCCAGTATGAAGCTCAAGCAAGTCTCTAAAACAAGCGCCACCATCACTGTTCAGATCCCCCATCCCTTCAAGAAGATGTACAGCCTGGTTCTCTACAATAACAGTTTTTTCACTGATATTCAAAACCTCAAAATTCAGAATGAGGACATTGAACTTAAAAACCTGAAACCCCATACTGAATACACGTACTGTGTCGCTTCTATAAAGAATAATCTTAGATTCAATCACACTTGTCTGGCAGTCTCCACAGGACCCTGGAATGGGAAAGAGAGATCGCAAAACCATGCAACAGCTACCCACTACATTATGACCATCCTAGGTTGTCTCTTTAGTATGGTGATTGTCCTAGGGGTGGTCTACTATTGCTTGCGTAAAAAACGTCAGCAAGATGAAAAGCACAAAAAGGCAGGCAGCCTAAAGAAAAGTATAATTGAACTAAAATATGGACAAGAGCTCGAAGGGGGAACCATTTCCAGGATGTCACAGAAGCAAATGATGGGTGGGGAGAGTATGTCCCGCATGCCATACCTACCATCTGGTAGTGAAATGGAGCAGTACAAACTGCAGGAGATAAGAGATGACACGCCTAAAATGGCCAAGGGAAGTTACATAGAGGTGCGAGGAACCGGGGACCACCATGAACGCAGAGAGTGTGAGATGTCCATGCCTGGGATGTCCATGCCTGGGAACAGCCAAGGGTCAGTGGCCGAGATTTCAACCATTGCAAAAGAAGTGGATAAGGTCAATCAGATCATTAACAACTGCATCGATGCTCTGAAGTCAGAATCCACATCTTTTCAAGGGGTGAAATCAGGAGCTGTGTCCACCCAGGAGCCCCAGCTGGTCCTGATATCAGAGCAGCCGCAGAGCAAGTCGAGCTTCCTGTCCCCGGTGTATAAGGACAGCTACCACCACTCGTTACAGAGGCACCACACCTCGGATGTCCCGCCAAAGCGGCCCAGCACTGCCACTGGAGGTCCAATGCGGAGCCCAAGGCCTTACCGCTCAGAGTCCAAGTACATAGAGAAGACCTCGCCAACGGGTGAGACCATCCTCACTGTAACGCCAGCCGCTGCCATCCTTAGGGCAGAGGCGGAGAAGATCAGGCAGTACAATGAGCACCGGCACTCCTATCCCGACAGCCACCAGCTGCAGATCGAGGAGCTGGAAGGGCCCGGAAGCCACAAGCCCTCCATCCTGGAGCCCCTAACTCGGCCCCGTCCCAGAGACATGGCGTACTCTCCGCTCTCACCTCAGTACCATAACCTCAGCTACTCCTCCAGTCCTGAGTACTACTGCAAACCACATCACACTATCTGGGAGCGCTTCAAACTCCGCGGCAAACGGCACAAAGACGAGGACGAGTACATGGCTGCAGGGCATGCGCTACGTAAAAAAGTGCAGTTTGCCAAGGATGAGGACCTGCATGACATTTTAGACTACTGGAAAGGTGTATCTGCTCAACAGAAATCTTAA